The genome window ACACGTTTGCTCTGAGCTTCAGCCATGGAGGCTACTGTATAAAGCTTTAATTCAAAGTGAGGAAAGGGAAGAATTCCACTCAGGATCCCATCTTTACCTCATGTGGTACCTGACCACATTGGGACCGAAAATCTCAAACTTATTTGGCCATATCGGCCATATCACATTTCCGCAGCCCTTCATATTTTCAATCTCTTAAATCTTCTTTGGGTTTCTGTCCAGGGTTAGAAGTTCTGTAGGTTCATCAAAGCCCAATTTCTGCTGCTACGCTGACACGAGACAACATGTTACAACTATGAGAACTGATGTGAATCTGTAACACTTCCATACTAAATTTCCAAAATTATGGAACTGATATTATCTTGTCTAACCTTATTCTCAAGCAAAAACTGCCACCAGGGTGCTGAGCTAGTGTAAACtcaatagggtggcacagtggttagcactacagcctcacagctccagcgacctgggttcagttctgggtactgcctgtgtggagtttgcaagttctccctatgactatgTGGGTTTCCACCGAgtcctctggtttccttccacagccaaagacttgcaggttgataggtaaattgcccctagtataggtaggtggtagaagaattgtggggatgtggtagggaatatgggattaatgtaagattagtataaatgggtggttgaaggtcagcACAgacccaaagggcctgtttcagtgctgtatctctctatgtagaGCTCAGGACTGGCATGGAGGCAAAGTACATGTAGCAATGCAGAATGCATTAATACATGCAATAACTGCATCAATTTGAGGCTGGACTGGTACATGCAGCAACTGCACCAATGTGAGGCTGGATCCGTACATGCAGTGGCTGCTCCAAGTTTATTTTAGTAGTTACCCAATCAATCAAGAGCAGGGGCCCACTATGTCGGATGGAACAATTATGCAGAAACTAGGGGTCTGGAGAAATACATGCAGTATCAGTACCAATGTTGCATTGCAGTGATATATACAATAGTTGCCAGGCTGGTATTGTAATAAATCTACAAATCTAATATCAAACATTGAACTTTGGTTTCAAAGATCATTTTCAGTATCCCCTAACCATTGGTGGTCTTGATATTGAATTTTCTTCTCTGATAGGCACTGATGTCAATATAAGATACATGTTATTGTTGTATTTTTCATTTGTCATTGAAGGAGATTAATGATTGACACAAATAGTGCAACATGAGGTGCTGTAAATGTGAGATTCACACCTGCTGCAGTTCCACAGCTCCTCTTATCTAAAAGTTATAAACAGCTTTGTTATTGTTTAAGTCCTTAAACTTGAACACCCGCGGGAAGGTCCCTCACTTGGTGTCCAGCGCAGCTGCTAACCTAGTTTTGTTTCTCTTTCCAAAAAAAAGCAATTTGCTCATTTTCTCCTCAGATTTTCCCCTTCTTCCCTAAAGGTGCTAAATTTCACAGAGCGGAGAGCTCTCTGGTACCTGACCTAAgtgatcattcttcatgtgtgagccgaaACATTGCAGGTTAGAAGGCTATTTAATTGTGGAGGGCATCACAGTCAAGCTTAATCCCACTCTCACCCGTCGTCCATGCGCATGTATGTTCCCGAAGAGGGAGGAGGAGCCCTGGATAAGTTTCCTCTCTCTAACTCAGAAATGTAGAGCAgcatggctcagtggcagcactctttcCTCTGAGTTTACAAGCTCAGCCCCCCACTCCAGGACCTAAGCACAGAAATCTTTTGGACTCTTtggtgctgcactgtcatgggtggttgactcttaaatgtcctctgaaatcgcctagcaagccactcagttcaagggcaattagtgatgaacAATACATGttagcctagtcagcgatgccccatCCCACAAACAAAAAGCAAACTACACTAGGCAATTATTTTTTAACCTAAATCTGTTGTTCCACCTTTTTTCTGTGGATTTACTCCCCTGCTGCCAATTTTCCCTAAGTCATTGATTCCTTGCTGGGATTCGAATCCATAGGTGTGCTTGTCCAGCTCTCCAACCATCTGGAGAGTGAGGGTGATTTACTTATTGGCTTGCTGTCCAAGTTCACTCCCACATCTCTTAATAATCTTTTAACCCCAAGACCATCTTGATCTCTGTAGTGTCCCTATTCATTGTTTCAGCTCTTACCTTAAATAATGTTTCAGGTACAAAGGCACTGGTCATTCCCATAATCAGTCCAGCGTCTTCTATTCAAAAGTGTGCCCATACTTCTTAATATCGAATGATGCAATAGCACAACCCAGCATTGTAGCAATAGGATTCCTTTGTGATCTGAACTGGATATCGTGTCATTCACACATGCCCTCATGCATGTCTCTAATTTTCTAAAAGGCAAACTGAGAAATACTTAGTGAGACAAAGCCAGAAATGAATCATAAGCTGATTAATTTACAGGCAGTCAGTGAACAAATAGAGCGACTGTCAAAGCGAACGAACTCCAGTtacttcactcaatctcacttcaatAATAACAACTCTCATtcaataaaatgtcctaaggttcttcacaggaatgtaatcagataaaaattaacactgagccaaagaaaggGACATTAGGAGAAGtggccaaatgtttggtcaaagggataggttttaaggagtgtcttaaaggaggagaggcagagaggtttaaggaagcTGAAGGTGCTGCTACCAATGCTGGGACATGGAAGTTGTGAATGCATATGACAAGGTCAGAGTTGGAAAGATACAGAGTTCTcaaagggttgtagagctggaggaggttatagagaaagggaaggttggggcaatggagggatttgaacagaggCTGAGAGTTAGCCTGCTGTTACCTTCTTCATGACATTTTGCCCACCACCTTACATTTGCCTTAGATCATGGCAGAGTCATAGTTGATGCCCTTTTCTTTATGACAAGCCTTGACCAGAAACTCTGCTGTCTGGATTGCATCTCTGCTCTGTGACATGCCCTGGGATGGAGCTCTGCTCTGTGATATGCCCTGGGATGGAGCTCTGCTCTGTGATATGCCATGGGATGGAGCTCTGCTCTGTGACATGCCCTGGGATGGAGCTCTGCTCTATGAAATACACTGGGCTGGAACACTACTCTGTGGCATGCCCTGGAGCCCTGCTGTGCAACAAATCCAAATCTAACATTAGAGCTGTGTCTCATAGGCCAATGTCTGGGAGTATGTCTCAACATTAGGAAAGCTTTTAAAGCCAAATTGCAATGAGGATCCATCTAAAACTTCTTTCTGGCTTTTTCATGGCGAGGTTGTCACTTGTTTCCAGTTTTCTCCCCATCTCTGCTGAAAACAATAAACCCCACTGTGATACCATTCTACAGGCTCTGGTTGCTCCCTCCCAATACCTCACACATATGTGGGCCAAGACATTGAGTGTCAGCAGGCATTGAAACACAAAAGGGTTCAGTAGCACAATGACTATATTACAGGACCATTAATCCAGAGACCTCTGCTGACGATccagagtttaaatcccaccagggACAGTTTGAGAATTTCTATTCAGTTTAGAAGTTTTGGAATTCTCAGTAAAAGTTAACATGAAGCTGTCAAATTGCTGTTAAAACCTAATTAATTCAGAATGTCTTCACCAATATctgttagggaaggaaacctgtccttacttggtctatgTGTGGCTCCAATCCCATAATGTGATTGACTCCTAATtggcctaacaagtcactcagCTGTTTCAAACTGCTACACTTCAGTGTTTATAAAGAGGGCCCACTTAATTTCATTCAGTGCAACACTGCGGCAAATTATTCGGTCCCCACGCCCTCCCTGGTTGAGATCAGTGAACTCAGCACAGACTAAGAATGGGACTTGAGCCTTCCTGGTCTGTCTGGTTCAGTTGGTTTAATTGATTACGTTGGCAGCAGCAGTGAAGGTTGAAGTCGCGAACGCTGTATTCTCTTAATCCTATTTTTAATCTGTCATTTTCAGCATAAACTTGAAGCACTTACCTAAGCAATTTGAAAATAAGCCTGTTAGTGATGGTAATATCACTTCCTCTGTGCTATAGTATGGGAGCAAAACAGCTGGAGTTACGTCCTTGAGGTTATTTGGTGTTTTGGAATTTTTACACGTGAAAGAAGCATAAAACCTCAAAAGAAATCCTACCATTTGTTGAAAAATGATGAGATTGCTATAAAAATGAGGCGTATTTTTGTCCCTGTGCCAACTGTGCACTGCTCCTTCCTTTAACTAtgcggggagtggggaggtgataaAGATTTTTACCCAAACACTCAGACAAGTAATAGCGAAAGGATGAAGTACCAAGAGTGCTGGGATATCCTCTACTCCAGCCGTGAACAATCCGCTCACCCATCCTGGGTGATCAGTGTCCTGAAACATTTGTCCCTCTAAAGCTGGGCTCCCGGAGCCAGCAGCAGACTTAGGCTCACACGGCTGCCTCAGCAGCTCGACTTACTGGCAAATGGGCCAGGGCCAGAACCAGAGCAAATGCCGAGGAACATACGTGCTCCCCGTCTCCCAAAACCCAAACGGATGCCGATGTGAAGATGGCTGCAGACTTGTCACAGTTGCTCAATCTCCCACAGGCAGCAAAAAGTGGCTCCCAGCCTTTCACCATGCATTTCATTAATCTGAGAGTGAACCCAATCCTTCTGATCACTGTTCATTTTACACTTACAATTCCTAGTGCTACACTTATGGTCAAATAACCTGCTTCCGTTTGTATTATTCATTCCAGACAATGTTTTATTCGCTTGGGTTGTAGGGGAATGTACTGACCTGGTGTTCCCAGTGGGAGGCACACTCACAGAAATGGACAATCCGGTGGACAGGACTGTAGCCCCCACCGTTGGGAGCAGCAAATTGGCAACTTTCCCCTCATCTCTCCGGTCATTAGGGCAAGTTTACCACTAAAATGAACGGACTGAAATCATGGGCGAGGAGTCCGCAAGTTGCAGGAGTACAGACGCAGGAAATCTCCCATTATGCTCCTTTCTCCAGTTCTGCGTATCTTGATCACTGGGACCCATCATGAATCGCATGTATCTGTGTACACCCATGTATGTGTGCATGTATGTACACATACTGTGTGCAGACATATAGACATGTATGTACGTGCGTGAATATGTGTGTTTATACAGACAGTCCAGAAAAAAATGGGCCAGCACAGAGACAGAAAGTGATTTCTGTGTTAGAGACATGAATATAGAAAATTGCACTTATAGAGACAGACAACGTGAGAAATAACATGCAGCGAaacaatgatagatagatagatagatagatagatagatagataggagtCACATGGATAGATAGATGAATGGATAAATAGACAGACAGGCAAACAAGCTAGACAGAGACAAGTGATGGAAAGACTGAGGGAATAAGGCTGATAGAGAACTCCTTTTACTTTCAATATTCCTACTTTCAACTCAAAAAGGGCAGAGCATTGTTTGAATGAAAGGCGCCAATGAGGCTGAGAACAGAAGCActttgaaagagagagagtgacaaatgCAACCGTGCAAAGATATGCCCCAAATCCCAGCtccttcctctcactctctccccgggGTTCCATCCTTTTTTGTTATTGCCTCGAATCGGCTCTTGTGCCCTTCGCAGAGGTGAAAAGACTTTTTGGAAAGCGAGCTAATGGCATTCACAGCTTCTTTAAGGACGGTCTCCTCAATGACAGggattcaaaagagaattaaaGAGACTGATCCATTCTGACAGAAttgacattttttttaaaagaagcagCTTCGGGGGCCACAGCAACAGCAGCACAAACAGCACTGTGTTTGCAAATAAAGTGTGCAGTGGGACTGAAATGTAAAAATAACACCAGATTATGGGGAAACCTTAAATAATCGCACAACTGTATGGAAACAGGAAAACGGCAAGTggtgaaaatctaaaataaaaacagaaagtgctagaaatagcgGCCCTGTTAACGTCTGCAGAGAGGAAAAGTTTTTGTTTGTTGGCAACATTTTAAACACCGAGAGGACAGTAAAGGGGAGGTACGGGGATACAGCGTTGTAGAGGGCGTATATTTGTAATGTTTGTACTATTGCTGGTGTCGAGGGATAGGATTAAAGAAAAACATCGCACAAAAATCGAACATTCTTCGAGTTTTATTTTAACGTTTAAATTCTTTCTTAAAGCAGCTTCAAGTTTAGTAACAATAAAACGTCAAATGTTTGTCTCTCGTCATTTTCAAACGAACAAGATTATTGTGGAATAGTTTGGGGAAATTATATTCATTGCTTCTTTTAATCTGATTTTTTTGTGGATTAAGTGAATACTTTGGCTAAACATTTCAAACTGTACGTGTTCGTTCTACCCTACAGCTCCTTGACTGTATAACTTGCCGGAGACTTGGCTTAAGGCGTTTAAAAGAAACTCAGTTTCTGGGTAAAAATATGACTTTAACAGTCTCAACACTTTGCATCTAACCTACAGACAAGTGGCTTGAAAATCAACTCTCCCTCAGCACTTAAACTTGTcgctgagagagagagcagaattatTTTAATCACCAGCGAAATATTGTACAGAATTTTGAAATGGGTGAGAAATCCGCTGTAATAAATGTTGCATTCTGCAGAACAGCGACAGACCTTCGAGAAAACAAGATTGAATTTAAAACGTCGGCATTTTTCATGAGCAAGGAACGTTTCAAGGTGAGAATTGCACAAGCATGTTGCACATTGGCAACTTTTTGGATGCCTTATTATAATTAATATTATAATTATTATTGCATTATTCAAAGATTTGCAAACACTTAATTTTTGCTGAATTTATATGTACATTCAGAATAAAAGGGAGAGGCTCAACTCACTCGGTCAGTAGGGGGTGACACCAATTGAGAAAAGACTCCACTCGGTTTTGCAATCGGTGTCGGCTCAGAATTTGACTGACAGGCCGCCCACTTCGTGCTTGAGTGGCAGGAGTGGCAGCCGATGAATGTGTGGTAAGAGCGGCGCGAGGGGGTTGCAGGAGCCAATGGGAGGTGGTCAGGGGCGGGGCCCGCGGTGCTTAGCCCCGCCCTCATGTCGCCCCGGGACTGGAGCTGTTGCCAGGTTCAGTTTCTGCAGCTTGGGCAGCAGACACCGTGGAGCGGGCTGTGTATCAGCTCTGTCCCCCCGCCCCTTGTCaccttcacccaccccccctcactcctgcccatcAATCTCCCCGGGACTCCCGAGCCAGAGCTGGCGCCAGCATCTGCTGCTTTCAACAAAGAGTGGAGAGACAGTGTGAAGTGCAGAGCTGGCCAGCATTTGGAGAACTCTCTCCTGTTGTTTGCGAAAAACAAAATCATTTCATTTCATTGAGGATTTGGATCCGAGCCCCTGTTTTGCGAGCGCACTTGCAGCTTCGAAACAACACTGCAAGCGCTGGGGCTTGTGCTGGAAACGCTCACTGGAAAGTTTGACAACCGCCTCACTTCGAAGGATTGAATGAGTCGGCGGAAGTATTTAAACGGGCCGCTGATTTGAAGCTTGCAGTCCCGTTCGCAGCAGTTCCGCACCTTGGCTTCTCTGCATTCTGATCCTAAGGATATGTCGATGTGAGGCATCAGGCAACATTCACGCAACTAACTCTCTGAAAGGTGCTGTAGAATGGAGCGGTTTCTCCACGGGCTGTTCATCGCGCTCCTCTCCCAATCTCTATTGCTCGGGAGTTGCTGGGGCATCGGCTCAATCGACCACGAGAGAGGCAGAGAAGCCAAATGCGAGCCGATCGAAATCCCTATGTGTCTGGGAATTGGCTACAACATGACCAGAATGCCCAACTACATGGGCCACCAGAACCAGCGGGAAGCTGCAATCAAGCTGCACGAGTTCGCCCCTTTGGTCGAGTATGGCTGTCATGTCCACCTCAGGCTCTTCCTCTGCTCCCTCTATGCCCCCATGTGCACTGACCAAGTTTCCACCTCCATCCCAGCCTGCAGACCCATGTGTGAGCAAGCGCGCCAGCGCTGCGCCCCCATCATGGCTCAGTTCAATTTTGGATGGCCGGAGTCTTTGGATTGCAGCAAGCTCCCCACCAGGAACGACCCCAACGCATTGTGCATGGAAGCGCCCGAGAATGCTACTGGTGAGCCGCAAAAGGGACAAGGTATGCTGCCCGTGGCACCCAGAGCCAGGCTGCCCGGGAGTGCAGATGGCAGGAAccaagggccacttggctcctgtgaCAATCCTGACAAGTTCCAGTACGTAGAGAAGAGTCTGACCTGTGCCCCCAAATGCTCTCCAGGGGTGGATGTCTACTGGTCCAAGGGGGATAAAGACTTTGCCTTCATCTGGATGGCTGTCTGGTCCACACTTTGCTTCATTTCCACTGCATTCACCGTGCTAACATTCCTGCTGGATCCTCACCGCTTCCAGTATCCTGAGAGACCCATCATCTTCCTGTCCATGTGTTACAATGTCTACTCGGTGGCTTTCATCATTCGCTCGGTAGCCGGGGCTGAAAATATTGCGTGCGACCGGGAGAATGGAGAGCTATATGTCATCCAGGAGGGGCTGGAGAGCACAGGCTGCACCATCGTCTTCCTCATCCTGTATTACTTTGGTATGGCCAGCTCCCTGTGGTGGGTCATCTTGACTTTAACCTGGTTCTTGGCTGCAGGCAAGAAATGGGGCCATGAGGCCATTGAAGCTCATAGCAGCTATTT of Heterodontus francisci isolate sHetFra1 chromosome 30, sHetFra1.hap1, whole genome shotgun sequence contains these proteins:
- the fzd9a gene encoding frizzled-9, yielding MERFLHGLFIALLSQSLLLGSCWGIGSIDHERGREAKCEPIEIPMCLGIGYNMTRMPNYMGHQNQREAAIKLHEFAPLVEYGCHVHLRLFLCSLYAPMCTDQVSTSIPACRPMCEQARQRCAPIMAQFNFGWPESLDCSKLPTRNDPNALCMEAPENATGEPQKGQGMLPVAPRARLPGSADGRNQGPLGSCDNPDKFQYVEKSLTCAPKCSPGVDVYWSKGDKDFAFIWMAVWSTLCFISTAFTVLTFLLDPHRFQYPERPIIFLSMCYNVYSVAFIIRSVAGAENIACDRENGELYVIQEGLESTGCTIVFLILYYFGMASSLWWVILTLTWFLAAGKKWGHEAIEAHSSYFHMAAWGVPAMKTIIILTMRKVAGDELTGLCYVGSMDVNALTGFVLIPLSCYLVIGTSFILTGFVALFHIRRIMKTGGTNTEKLEKLMVKIGVFSILYTVPATCVIVCYFYERLNMDYWKVLASEQPCLAYPGRRILDCTLDVSVPTVAVFMLKIFMSLVVGITSGIWVWSSKTLQTWQSLCSRKLSVRTRGKPCSGVNCSASHCHYKAPSVMVHMSKTDPYLDNPTHV